The Echinicola jeungdonensis genome segment CCCATTGCCATCCATATCCCATGGGGGTATCTTTCCAGTTTTCATCTGAAAAATAAATTTTATCAAATTTCTTAAAGAAGCCTTCTAATTCAGGCTGAGGGAGGACCTCATATTTCCAGGAAGGGTCCCCTGTTCCCCAGATGGTTACTTCATTTCCATTTGGGACATAACGGAAAAGGGAGGTGCTGTCATTGAGCACCACATACCCAGCAAAAAAAGTAAAAAGTTTGGTAGTGGAGGCAGGGATAAAATAAAGGTGGCTGTTTTTTTCGTATTGGACCGTTTGTTCGTCTAGGTCATACAACATAACCCCTGTCAGGTGATTGCCAAAAAAGGAATCCTCATCCAATAGTTGGTCCAGCCCTTTGTACCTTTCTGAGACAGTTGATTGGCCAAAAAGGAATAATGGACTGACCAATAATAGAAAAAAAAGAAGGCAATGTTTTCGAGCCATGGAAAAACTTATTTTTTTATGTTGAAAAACAACAGGATCCACCCCAAAATAAATGCCAGGCCACCAAAAGGGGTGATGGCTCCCAGCCAGTTTACTCCGGAAATGGACAGAATATAAAGGGATCCAGAAAAAATGATAATTCCGCCAAAAAAGAGCCAGGCAGAAATGCTCAGTCCCTTATTTTGGGGAAACTGGACTTGTAGAATTCCGACAAGGAAAATGGCAAGGGTATGGTAAAATTGATATTTCACTGCAGTTTCAAAGGTATCTACCCTGCCCATCTTCTCAAGAGTTGGTTCCAGGCCATGCGCCCCAAATGCCCCAATAGCTACCGTTAATGCTCCTAGAGCAGCGGCTAATTTTATATTATTGATGTATGTCATCCCTTTGAATAATTTCTTTTTCCAAAAATGGCACTTCCAATCCGGACCATGGTACTCCCCTCTTCCTGTGCAATTTGATAATCCCCGCTCATCCCCATGGAGATTTCCTTTAATTCAAAATTGGAGGGAAGATCCTTGGATTTTATTTTGTCAAATAATGATTTTAAACTGGCAAATTCCCTTCTTACAACATCCTCATTGTCGGTATTGGTAGCCATCCCCATAAGGCCCACGATTTTTACATGGCTAAGTTCCGCTACAGGCTCGTTTTTGATTAATACCTCCAGTTCATCCTCACTAAAACCAAACTTACTTTCCTCTTTTGCGATATGGATTTGGAGGAGACAAGGAATTGTACGATTGACTTTCCTGCCTTGTTTATTGATTTCCTTTAGCAGTTTATAACTGTCAACCCCATGGATCAAGTGGACAAAAGGAGCGATGTATTTTACTTTGTTCCGCTGCAAATGGCCTATCATGTGCCAGCGGATATCTTTTGGCAGTTGAGGCTGTTTTTCGGCAAGTTCCTGCACTTTGTTTTCCCCAAAATCACGGATGCCGGCATCATAGGCTTCCTGGATATCCCCGATGGGTTTGGTTTTACTGACAGCCACCAGTAGGCAATCCGGATTTGTTAAGGTTTTCTTTAAACGAAAAAGGTTTTCTTTAATATCCATTCCTTTATTTTTACCGATCAAAGATAGAAGCCGGCAAAGCTTAGACAAATATTTTTTTGGACTAATATTTCAATTGTTAAAATAAAAATATGGCCATACTGGGTAAATTGCTCAAAATGGGACCCCTTCAAGGGAATCTCTGGAGAAAGAATACAGCTACCTTTTAGAGCTCCAATAGAAGGGATTAAAGAAACTTTTTATCGAATCCTGAAGGACAAACTTTTGAGACTTTCCAAGAATGATTTGCCTCTCAAGTTATTCAGTGTGGGAATTCTTAAATGGGATATTGGAATCTTAGTTGGTGTCCCGTCCTGTTACAGATTTTGCTGAGAAGATCATTAAGAGATACCATGTCAAATTGAAAAAAAATTTTTTCAGGGATTCATTCTTTTATTATTCCGGAATCTTGATCACCCTATTTGGTATGGTTCTTTCCAAAGCCTGTGTTACCAAAAGCATCGGGGAATTTGTTGCCCCTGCTAAATTTTTATTATCAATAGGTTTGTGGTAATATTACCGCTGTTGTTTGATTTCTATTTGTTCTTTTATGCCTTGAACCCCAATATTTGGGTTGGGTTTTAGGCCAGAAAATGAAAGTTGTTTTTAATCCTTACGATAGTCTTTATGGCTTTTAATGTGTTTGTAGTCAATAGTTTATGTTGTATGATGCTGGGTCTGATTATTTGATACGGTAGGCTTTGCTTTTAATTTTTGTCTTATGATTCTGATATTTCCTTGATCATGTTGAAATGAAATTTCAAACTGTTAATCCAAAAGGAAATTATTGATAAAGGTGTTTTTAAGGGTCAACCAGATAAAGAAGAAAACTATCCCCCAAAATAAATAGGCCCTGTAATAATCCTGAGTTTCTTTGTACCGGGATTCGATAATTTCCGCTTTTTCCAATTTATCAATTTGCTCAAAGATGTTTTCCAGAGCCCCATCATCTGTTGCCCTAAAGAATTGACCTTTTCCTATGCGGGCAAGATCTCTAAGGGTGGTTTCATTTAAGTAACTTTCCACCATTTGAGGTCTTCCAAAAAAGTCTTTGCCATATGGGACCATTCCATCTTTTCCCACAGCAATAGTATATATGGTGATGTCCATGGCAGCCGCCAATTCAGCAGCAAATCCAGGATCCACATTTCCTGCATTGTTGTCCCCATCACTGAGGAGGACCATGACTTTTGATTTGGAGTCGGATTTCCGCATTCTGTTGGTAGCTGTGGCCACAGCACTGCCGATGGCTGTCCCCTTGGCATCCATCATTTCAAAATTTATTTCACCTATGAGGTCGGTAAGTAGTTCGTAGTCTGTGGTTAAAGGGGCTAACGAAAAAGCCTCTCCTGCAAAAATCACCATGCCAATTCTGTCACCAAGGCGGCCGTTAATAAAATCAATGGCTGTTTTTTTTGCAGCTTCCAACCTGTTGGGCTCAAAGTCCTGTAAGTCCATTGATTCAGATATGTCCAATACCAACATAATGTCGATCCCTTCGGTATATTGCTCCACCTTTTCATTGGATCGCTGTGGCCTTGCCAATGCAATTATTATCATCCAAACAATAAGCAAAAAGAAAATGGTGGGGACCATTCTCAAATAAGTCCAGGGGTTGCTTGCTGAAATTTTTCCGGGAAGTGACAGCTCCAGCACCGGTTTTTTCATCAGCTTGGTCAACTTCCTGATCAACAGGATCAAAGGAACGACCCA includes the following:
- a CDS encoding DUF423 domain-containing protein, whose product is MTYINNIKLAAALGALTVAIGAFGAHGLEPTLEKMGRVDTFETAVKYQFYHTLAIFLVGILQVQFPQNKGLSISAWLFFGGIIIFSGSLYILSISGVNWLGAITPFGGLAFILGWILLFFNIKK
- a CDS encoding YggS family pyridoxal phosphate-dependent enzyme gives rise to the protein MDIKENLFRLKKTLTNPDCLLVAVSKTKPIGDIQEAYDAGIRDFGENKVQELAEKQPQLPKDIRWHMIGHLQRNKVKYIAPFVHLIHGVDSYKLLKEINKQGRKVNRTIPCLLQIHIAKEESKFGFSEDELEVLIKNEPVAELSHVKIVGLMGMATNTDNEDVVRREFASLKSLFDKIKSKDLPSNFELKEISMGMSGDYQIAQEEGSTMVRIGSAIFGKRNYSKG
- a CDS encoding vWA domain-containing protein, with translation MNANSISDWLSWNWFLPETFQSYEWENPWALHLLWVVPLILLIRKLTKLMKKPVLELSLPGKISASNPWTYLRMVPTIFFLLIVWMIIIALARPQRSNEKVEQYTEGIDIMLVLDISESMDLQDFEPNRLEAAKKTAIDFINGRLGDRIGMVIFAGEAFSLAPLTTDYELLTDLIGEINFEMMDAKGTAIGSAVATATNRMRKSDSKSKVMVLLSDGDNNAGNVDPGFAAELAAAMDITIYTIAVGKDGMVPYGKDFFGRPQMVESYLNETTLRDLARIGKGQFFRATDDGALENIFEQIDKLEKAEIIESRYKETQDYYRAYLFWGIVFFFIWLTLKNTFINNFLLD